A region from the Alnus glutinosa chromosome 5, dhAlnGlut1.1, whole genome shotgun sequence genome encodes:
- the LOC133867939 gene encoding eukaryotic translation initiation factor 3 subunit D-like gives MVGGLDAGAVPFNPDGWGPPDFTTTTVDAANNDNNLPLNVPFAPFSRSEKLGRIADWTRNFNNAARSKNPSDSVFDFSNDESFPASADDDASFRLVDGKPPPKPRFGPKWRFQQQRQLPQRRDEEVEAKRREAEKDRARRDRLYHQNRSNANQTRREAAVFKSSVDIQPEWNMLDQIPFSAFSKLSFSVPEPPEDLLLCGALEFYDRSYDRVAPKNERRLERFKNRNFFKVTTTDDPVIRRLANEDKATVFATDAILSTLMCAPRSVYSWDIVVQRVGNKLFFDKRDGSQLDLLSVHETSQEPLPEAKDDINSAYSLGVEAAYINQNFSQQVLIRDGDKVTFDEPNPFANEGEEVASVAYRYRRWKLDDDMFLVARCEVQSVVEVNKQRSFLTLNALNEFDPKYSGLDWRRKLETQRGAVLATELKNNANKLAKWTSQALLAGADMMKLGYVSRVHPRDHFNHVILSVVGYKPREFAGQINLNTSNMWGIVKSIVDLCMKLNEGKYVLVKDPTKPQVRIYEVPPDAFENDYVEEPLPEDEQVQPPTEEANGGEANAVEDKEVDAPA, from the coding sequence ATGGTGGGAGGACTCGACGCCGGAGCGGTCCCATTCAACCCCGATGGGTGGGGCCCACCAGATTTCACCACGACAACCGTCGACGCCGCCAACAACGACAACAACCTCCCTCTAAACGTGCCCTTCGCGCCCTTCTCGCGCTCCGAGAAGCTGGGCCGGATCGCCGACTGGACCCGCAACTTCAACAACGCGGCCCGGTCCAAGAACCCCTCCGACTCCGTCTTCGACTTCTCCAACGACGAGTCGTTCCCGGCCTCCGCAGACGACGACGCCTCCTTCCGCCTCGTCGACGGCAAACCTCCCCCGAAGCCCCGCTTCGGCCCCAAATGGCGCTTCCAGCAGCAGCGTCAGCTCCCCCAGCGCCGCGACGAAGAGGTGGAGGCAAAGCGCCGCGAGGCCGAGAAGGATCGCGCCCGCCGCGACCGCCTCTACCACCAGAACCGCTCGAACGCCAACCAGACCCGCCGCGAGGCCGCGGTGTTCAAGTCCTCCGTGGACATCCAGCCCGAGTGGAACATGCTGGACCAGATCCCTTTTTCCGCCTTCTCCAAGCTCTCCTTCTCCGTCCCCGAGCCCCCCGAGGACCTCCTCCTCTGCGGAGCCCTCGAGTTCTACGACCGCTCCTACGACCGCGTCGCGCCCAAGAATGAGCGCCGCCTCGAGCGCTTCAAGAACCGCAACTTCTTCAAGGTCACCACCACCGACGACCCCGTTATCCGTCGCCTCGCCAACGAGGACAAGGCCACGGTTTTCGCCACTGACGCCATCCTCTCCACGCTCATGTGCGCTCCGCGTTCGGTGTACTCCTGGGATATCGTGGTCCAGAGGGTCGGGAACAAGCTCTTCTTTGATAAGCGCGACGGGTCGCAGCTCGATCTGCTCTCTGTGCACGAGACCTCACAGGAGCCCTTGCCGGAGGCCAAGGATGACATCAACTCTGCTTACTCGCTCGGGGTTGAAGCCGCGTATATCAACCAGAACTTTTCTCAGCAGGTCCTGATCAGGGACGGGGATAAGGTCACCTTCGATGAGCCCAATCCGTTTGCAAACGAAGGCGAAGAGGTTGCCTCTGTGGCGTACCGGTACCGGCGGTGGAAGCTCGATGATGACATGTTCCTAGTGGCGCGGTGCGAGGTCCAGAGCGTGGTTGAGGTGAACAAGCAGAGGTCGTTCCTCACTCTCAACGCCCTCAACGAGTTTGATCCGAAATACTCAGGCCTCGATTGGAGGCGGAAGCTAGAGACTCAGAGAGGCGCGGTGTTGGCCACCGAGCTCAAGAACAATGCGAACAAGCTCGCAAAATGGACCTCTCAGGCTCTGTTGGCCGGTGCGGATATGATGAAATTGGGGTATGTTTCAAGGGTTCATCCTCGCGATCATTTCAACCATGTGATATTGTCGGTGGTTGGGTACAAGCCGAGGGAGTTTGCAGGGCAGATCAATTTGAACACATCCAATATGTGGGGAATTGTGAAGTCTATTGTGGATTTGTGTATGAAATTGAATGAAGGGAAGTATGTGCTTGTGAAAGACCCGACCAAGCCACAGGTTAGGATCTACGAGGTGCCACCAGATGCATTCGAGAATGATTATGTGGAGGAGCCTCTGCCAGAGGACGAGCAGGTTCAACCTCCTACGGAGGAGGCCAATGGTGGGGAGGCAAATGCTGTTGAAGATAAGGAGGTTGATGCTCCAGCTTAA
- the LOC133869493 gene encoding probable small nuclear ribonucleoprotein F — MSIPVNPKPFLNNLTGKPVIVRLKWGMEYKGFLASVDSYMNLQLANTEEYIDGQFTGNLGEILIRCNNVMYLRGVPEDEEIEDAERD; from the exons ATG TCTATCCCAGTTAACCCAAAACCTTTCTTGAACAATTTGACCGGGAAGCCTGTCATTGTGAGACTCAAGTGGGGAATGGAGTACAAAG GTTTTCTTGCCTCAGTGGATTCATACATGAACTTGCAG CTGGCTAACACTGAAGAATACATTGATGGGCAATTCACTGGAAATCTGGGAGAGATTTTGATCAG ATGCAACAATGTAATGTATCTTCGCGGGGTTCCGGAGGACGAAGAAATTGAAGATGCTGAGCGAGACTAG